The genomic segment AGGACTTCTTCGCGCAGTCGTCGAACTTATCCATCGACACGCCGAGACGGACCGGGATCGAGCCCTTGTTCAGGCTGAACTGCTCCTGAAATTCCGGCGTCATGATGGTCTTGGCGAGCGCGAGCTGGCCCGGCGTCGCGGCCTTCTGGCCCTTCTGCTGGAAGAACACGAACGAGTCGACGTTGAAGGTGTAGGCCTTTTCCGTGCCCGGCACCGGCGCGCAGATATAGTCCGTGCCCGCCTTCTTGTTCGCGCCGGCGAATTCGCCCTTCGCCCAGTCGCCCATGAACTGCATGCCGGCCTTGCCGTTGATGACCATCGCGGTCGCGAGGTTCCAGTCACGGCCCGTGCGGCCGCTGTCGAAATAGCCCTGGATCTTGCGGACCGTGTCGAACACCTGAACCATCTTGTCCGAGGTCAGGGTCTTCTGGTCGAGGTCGACGATCGCCTTCTTGTAGAAGTCCGCGCCCTGCGAGAGCACGACGTCTTCCCACAGCGTCAGGTCCTGCCACGGCTGGCCGCCCATCGCGATCGGCATGATGCCCGCGGCCTTCATCTTGTCGGCGACCTGGAAGAACTCGTTCCAGTTGGTCGGCACCTTGCCGCCCGCCTTGTCGAGCGCTGCCTTGTTGATGTACAGCCAGTTCACGCGGTGCACCGAGAAGGGCGCGGCAACGTAATGGCCGTCGGCGTGGATGATCTTGTCGATTTCAGGCGGCAGGTTCTTCTTCCAGTCGCCCGCGACGGAATCGATCGGCACGAGCACGCCTTGCTCGGCCCATTCCTGGATCAGCGGGCCCTTGATCTGCGCCGCCGACGGCGCGTTGCCCGAGATCACCTGCGTTTTCAGCGCGGTCATCGCGGCCGCGCCCGCGCCGCCCGCGACAGCGAAGTCCTTCCAGGTATAACCCTGCTTCGTCATGTCGTCCTTGAGCACGCCGACTGCCTTGGATTCGCCGCCGGACGTCCACCAGTGCAACACGGAAACAGCCTCGGCAGCCTGAACCGCCGACGCCGTCGCGCCACACAGAAGGCCTGCGGCGCACAGCGCGCCCATGAGCTTACGGACTTTCATTGTTTATCTCCTCCAGACACCTGAACAAGAAACGATTGGCTCCCGATGCGGCCAGAAGCACGAGTAAGAAGCGATGGTCAAAAAAACGGCAAAACTGGATGGCCGGAGATCGGCGGTGTCGGCGGGGAAGCGGCAGCGCGCGTCACGACGAACGCGGCGCGCCAGGCCGGCAGACCGATGAACGGCCGCACGGCGCTCAAGAGATGAGTGGATTGAATCGCAACAGTTGTCTCCTCTTTTGATTTTTGCCGGACCGTTCGAGCCTTGCCACGAAGGGCGCGCTCGACGGCGAGGCGCGAGGCCCGAGTGCATGAACCGGTAGGGCGGCACGCCTTCCGCAGAAAGCGATGTGCCACAGGCTCCGTTAACATGCGCTCAGAACGTCTACCCGAAAAAAATTCGCTGCCCAGACTGATCTGATTGACAGTGATGATTTTTCGTAGGTGACATTTCCTCTTGATTTGGATTGTAGTTAAACTACAATTCAGTGTCAAAAAAAATTTTATCGGACTACGCGCAGTCGTGGTCTCATTGGGCGACCCGCCCCGAATCGACTCACATCCGGCTCTCGAACCCACGTTCAGACACATGCAAAGCGACTCGAACTTCACCTTCGTACTCTTCGGCGGCACCGGCGACCTCTCGATGCGCAAGATTCTTCCCGCGCTCTTCGAGGCACATCGCGCGGGCTCGCTCAATCCGGCGGGCAGGATCGTCTCGGTCGCGCGCGAGACCATGGAGCAGGGCGACTATCGCGCGTGGGTCGAGGATCACGTGAAGCCGCATGTATCGAAGAGCGGCCTCGACGAAGCCGCGTGGCGCAGCTTCGTCGAGCGTTTTCAGTACGTCGGGCTCGACCTCGGCCGCGCGGAAGACTTCGCGCTGCTGCGCGACGCGCTCGCGCAATTCGGCGGCACGCGCGTGTTCTATCTCGCGACGGGCCCGTCGCTGTTCGTGCCGATCTGCCGCGCGCTCGCCGATGTCGGGCTGAATCAGAACGCGCGCATCGTGCTGGAGAAGCCGCTCGGCTACGATCTCGAATCGTCGAATGCGATCAACGATGCGGTCGGCGAAATCTTCCAGGAAGAGCAGATCTACCGGATCGATCACTATCTCGGCAAGGAGCCGGTGCAGAACCTGCTCGCGCTGCGTTTCGGCAACGCGCTGTTCGAGCCGCTGTGGCGCCGCGAATGGGTCGAGAGCATCCAGATCACGATCGCGGAGGAATTGGGCGTGGAAGCGCGCGGCGACTTCTACGACAATACGGGCGCGCTGCGCGACATGGTGCAGAACCATTTGCTGCAACTGCTTTCCATCGTGACGATGGAGCCGCCGCACTCGATGCACTCCGACTCCGTACGCGACGAGAAGCTGCGCGTGCTGCGCGCGCTCAAGCCGGTCGACGAGCGCGACATCAGCCGGCTCGCGGTGCGCGGGCAATATCATGCGGGTGTGGTGCGCGGCACGGCGGTGCCGGCGTATGCAACCGAGAAAGGCGTGCGCCCTGACAGCACGACGGAAACCTTCGTCGCGCTGAAGGTGGAAATCGAGAACTGGCGCTGGGCGGGCGTGCCGTTTTTCCTGCGCACCGGCAAGCGGCTGGCCGATCGCGTCGCGGAGATCGTCGTGAACTTTCGCGCGGTGCCGCATTCCTCGCTCGGCTCGATGCCGTTGCGCGCAGGCGCGAACCGGCTCGTGATCCGGCTGCAGCCCAACGAGACGATTCGCCTGTATTGCCTGGCGAAGCAGCCCGGCGAGGGCATGAATCTCGCGAGCGTGCATCTGGATCTCGCGTTCGATCAGTTCTTCAAGGAAGGACAAATGGAGGCGTATCAGCGCCTTCTGCTCGACGTGATTCACGGCCGCCTCGCGCTCTTCGTGCGGCGCGACGAGCAGGAAGCGGCGTGGCGCTGGGTCGAGCCGATCCTGAACGCGTGGGCGTCGTCGACGACGCGGCCGAAGCCTTACGCGGCGGGCACGTGGGGGCCGGCGGCGTCGAGCGCGATGCTCGCGCAGGCGGGCACGTGCTGGCTCGAAGAAGAGAATTGACGGCGTGACGCCGACGCCGCCCGAGCGGGGCGCGCGGCGGGCACGGCGATACCGGACACCGCTTCGTCCATCGTTGCGATGGCGCGAACAGAAAGCGGATCGATAAACCAGAACAAGCAGGAGGAGCAGTGATCGAGCTTCGCACTTTCGACGATCCGCGCGCCCATTCGGACGCGCTGGCGCAGGCCGTGGGCGACGCGCTGAAGGCGTCCCTCGCGGCAAGGGGCGCGGCATCTGCTGACGCCAATGGACAGGCCGCTCACGCCACGCTCGCGGTATCGGGCGGCACGAGCCCCAAGCCATTCTTGCAGACGCTCTCGCATGCGCCGCTCGACTGGGCGCACATCGACGTGACGCTCGTCGACGACCGCTGGGTGCCCGAGACCGATCCGGCGAGCAACGCACAGCTCGTGCGCGACACGCTGCTGCAGAACGCGGGCGCGGCGGCGTACTTCCTGCCGCTCGTGGATACGGGCAAGCCGCTGGAGACGCACATCGCCGAACTGAATGCCGACGCGCGCCGCCGCCTGCCGGATGTCGCCGTGCTCGGCATGGGCGAAGACGGCCACACAGCCTCGATCTTCGCCGACGCGCCCGAATGGGATGTCGCGATCTCGACGCCGGAGCGTTTCATCGCCGTGCATCCGGGCGCGGCGCCGCACGCGCGCGTGAGCCTGTCGATGTCGGCATTGAAGCAGATCGGGCAGGTATATCTCTTCATCGCCGGGCAGAAGAAACTCGACGTACTGAACGCGGCGCTCGCCGCGCCGCAAAAGAACGCCATCTCGACGCTGGCCCACGCTGAAGGAGTGAAGCTCGATGTCTACTGGTGTGCATAAGACAGCGACGCAGCACGCCGACGGACCGCGGCTCCTGGCCGACATCGGCGGCACCAACGCGCGCTTCGCGCTGGAGACCGCGCCCGGCGAGATCGGGCAGATCCGCGTGTATCCGGGAGCCGATTACCCCGGCATCGCGGAGGTGATGCAGCAGTATCTGAAGGACACGAAGGTCGGCCGCGTGAATCATGCGGCGATCGCGATCGCGAATCCCGTCGACGGCGATCACGTGAAGATGACCAATCACGACTGGAGCTTTTCGATCGAGGCGACGCGCCGCGCGCTCGGCTTCGACACGCTGCTCGTCGTGAACGACTTCACCGCGCTCGCGATGGCGCTGCCCGGTCTCACCGACGCGCAGCGCGAGCAGGTCGGCGGCGGCTCGCGCCGGCAGAACAGTGTGATCGGCCTGCTCGGTCCGGGCACGGGGCTGGGCGTGTCGGGTCTGATTCCGGCCGATGACCGCTGGATCGCGCTCGGCAGCGAAGGCGGCCACGCCACGTTCTCGCCGTTCGACGAACGCGAAGACATCGTGATGCGCTATGCGCGCCGCAAGTTTCCGCACGTGTCGTTCGAACGCGTATGCGCGGGGCAAGGGCTCGAATTGATCTACCGCGCGCTCGCGGAGCGCGACAACGTCACGGTCGCCGATACCTTCAACGCCGCCGACGTCACGAACCGCGCGCTCGCGGGCGAAGCGCTCGCGCTCGAAGTGGTGAACTGCTTCTGCGCGATTCTCGGCACGTTCTCCGGGAATATCGCGGTGACGCTGGGCGCGCTGGGCGGTATCTATATCGGCGGCGGCATCGTGCTGAAACTCGGTGAACTGTTCCACAAGTCGCCGTTTCGCGAGCGTTTCGAGGCGAAAGGGCGCTTCCAGCAGTATCTGTCGGGCATTCCCACTTACATCATCACGGCGGAATATCCGGCGTTTCTCGGCGTCTCCGCGATTCTCTCGGAGCAACTGTCGAACCGCGCGAACAGGGGCTCGTCGGCGGTGTTCGAGCGCATCCGGCAAATGCGCGACGCCCTGACGCCCGCCGAGCGGCGCGTCGCCGATCTCGCGCTCAATCATCCGCGCTCGATCATCAACGATCCGATCATCGACATCGCGCGCAAGGCCGACGTGAGCCAGCCGACCGTGATCCGCTTTTGCCGCTCGCTCGGCTGCCAGGGTCTGTCGGACTTCAAGCTGAAGCTCGCGACGGGCCTCACGGGCACGATTCCGGTGAGCCACAGCCAGGTGCATCTCGGCGATACCGCCACCGATTTCGGCGCGAAAGTGCTCGACAACACCGTGTCTGCGATCCTTCAGTTGCGCGAGCATCTGAACTTCGAGAACGTCGAGCGCGCGATCGATATCCTGAACGGCGCGCGGCGCATCGAGTTTTACGGGCTCGGGAATTCGAACATCGTCGCGCAGGACGCGCATTACAAGTTCTTCCGCTTCGGCATCCCGACCATCGCTTACGGCGATCTGTACATGCAGGCGGCGTCAGCGGCGCTGCTCGGCAAGGGCGACGTGATCGTGGCCGTGTCGAAGTCGGGCCGGGCGCCGGAACTGTTGCGCGTGCTCGAAGTGGCGATGCAGCAGGGCGCGACGGTCATCGCGATCACGTCGAGCAATACGCCGCTCGCCAAGCGCGCGACGGTCGCGCTGGAGACGGATCACATCGAGATACGCGAATCGCAGCTCTCGATGATCTCGCGCATCCTGCATCTCGTGATCATCGATATTCTCGCCGTCGGCGTGGCGATCCGCCGTGCCGCGCCGAAGCCGGGCGCGAAGATCAGCGAGACGGTCGCGAAGGCGCGTCAATCGGGCGGCGAGGACGCGGCTGCGGTGCTCGACTGGCTGAGCCACGGCGCGTCGGGCATGGCGCGGGACTAGACGCGTTCCGACATCGACGCAAAAGGCCGCCGGTGCTCACGCATCGGCGGCCTTTTTCATCGACGCTCGAAAAAAACGGTGCGATACCACGCTGGGTATCGCACCGGCACGCGCCTCTCGCAGCGGCGTGAAAACCTTCTTTGCTGTGTTCTTAGAACGAGTGCTGGATGCCCGCGTACACGCCCGTCTGGCTGTGGCCTGCGAAGGGGTTGTCCGTCGATGCCGCCGTGCCGAAGTTGTTGGCGTTCAGACCGTAGTTCGCGGTCTTGCTGTTCTGCACCGTCGCGACCTGGATGTCGAACAGCGTGCGCTTCGACAGGTTGTACGAACCGCCGACCGTGTAGATGGTCGCGTTGCCCGCGCCGTTGTTGCCGTTCACGTGATAGACCGCGCCGATCAGCGCTGCCGCCGGCGTCGCCTGCCATGTCACGCCGCCCCATTCGTGATCGAGCGTGGTCGGCTGGCCGGGCAACTGGCCCGACATGCCGGCGCTGCGGATCGCCTGATAGCCGCCTTGCAGCTTGAACTGGCCGAGGAACACGTTGAGCATCGCCGTGTATTCGCGCGAGTAGGCGTAGGCGCCGTTACCGCCGTCGCGGTACGTGCCGCCGAGCGTACCGTTGGCCGGATTGCGAATCTCGTCGTAGATGCCGCGAATCTGGAAGAGCGGCGCCGTGTAGGTGATCTGTGCGCCGGCCTCGCGGCCTTGGGCCGTGGTGCCGTTGCCGTTCCAGTTGGTCGAGTTCGAGAGCGCGTACTGGCCGTAGAAGTCGAAGCCCGCCACCTTCGGCGACTGGTACGAAATGTTGTTGCTCGATTGCGGCCAGTTGCGGCCACGCACCAGCGAAGCCGACGACCAGTTCGACTGACCGAACGGATCGAAGTCCCATACGCCGTTCGAAATGAAGAGCTCGCGGCCCAGCAGTACCGTACCGAACTGGTTGTTCGAGATACCGACCGTCGCCCAGCGATTGAAGAGACCGCCGCCGCCCGGACCCTGACCCGTCATGGTGTTGAAGCTGCCTTCCAGCTGGAACACGGCGCGATTGCCGCCACCCAGATCTTCCGCGCCTTTCAGGCCCCACAGGCTCGTGCCCCAGTCGCCGCTCTCCGCCCTGAACCGATGCGAGGTGCCGGTGGCCGCGCCGTTCGGACCCGCGCCGGTGGGCACGCCGTTCATGTATTCGAGCCCCGCGTCCAGACGACCATAGAGCGTCACGCTGCTCTGTGCTTGCGCGACCGCGCTGAATGTCAATAGCGCCGCTGCCGCGAGCAAAGCCTTCTTCATCATCTCCTCCAAACCCCAAAATAAGGTGAAACTCGAAATTTCTGTGATGTGTTCGAATCGACCGGGCAATCGCATTGTGTTGCGCATCCGGTTCGACCCGATTTCGAATTTTGGAGGAGAACTATCTTTTCGAGCGCCGCCGATTTGTAGTTTTTGTTGTTCGACTTGACAAATTCTTCGGGAGTGCTAGGCGAATCGCGTGCTCAAATAAAAAACGGTGCGATACCCTTTCGGGCACCGCACCGATACGCGCCTCTCGCAGCAGCGTGAAAACCTTCTAAAAGACTCTTTGGTCAGACTCGCCGATCAGAACGAGTGCTGGATACCTGCGTACACGCCCGTCTGGCTGTGGCCGATGATCGGGTTGTCGGTCGCAGCCGACGTACCGTAGTTGTTGGCGTTCAGGCCGTAGTTTGCGCCCTTGCTGTTCTGCACCGTCGCGACCTGCAGATCCAGCAGGGTGCGCTTGGACAGGTTGTACGAACCGCCGGCCGTGTAGATGGTCGCGTTACCCGCGCCGTTGTTGCCGTTCACGTGGTAGACCGCCGCGATCAGCGCGGCCGCCGGCGTCGCTTGCCACGTCACGCCGCCCCACTCGTGATCGAGCGTCGTCGGCTGACCGGGCAACTGGCCCGTCATGCCAGCGGTGCGAATCGCCTGATACGCGCCCTGGATCTTGAACTGGCCGAGGAACACGTTGAACATCGCCGTGTACTCACGCGAGAAGCCATACGCACCGTTGACCGCGCCGGAGTTGGCCGCATTGATCGGGTCGTATACGCCGCCGAGCGTGCCGTTGGCCGGATTGCGGATTTCATCGTACATACCGCGGATCTGGAAGAGCGGGGTCGTATAGGTGATATACGCGCCCGCATTACGGCCTTGCGGAGTCGTGCCGTTACCGTTCCAGTTAGTCGCGTTGGAGAGCGAGTACTGACCGTAGAAGTCGAGGCCCGCGAACTTCGGCGACTGGTACGAAATGTTGTTGCTCGATTGCGGCCAGTTGCGGCCACGCACCAGCGACGCCGACGACCAGTTCGACTGACCGAACGGATCGAAGTCCCACACGCCGTTGGAGATGAAGAGTTCACGACCCAGCAACAGGGTACCGAACTGGTTGTTGGCGACACCGACCGTCGCCCAGCGATTGAAGAGACCGCCGCCGCCCGGGCCCTGACCCGTCATGGTGTTGAAGCTGCCTTCCAACTGGAACACGGCGCGGTAGCCGCCGCCCAGGTCTTCGACGCCCTTCATGCCCCACAGGCTCGTACCCCAGTCGCCGCTTTCCGCCTTGAAGCGGTGTGAGCTGCCGGTGGCCGCGCCGTTGGCGCCCACGCCTGTCGGCACGCCGTTCATGTATTCGAGCCCCGCGTCCAGGCGGCCATACAGCGTCACGCTGCTCTGAGCGTGTGCCACTGCGCTGAACGTCAGCAGTGCTGCCGACGCGAGCAAAGCTTTTTTCATCATCTCCTCCAACCCTGTCAAGAAATAGAACCCAAGTGCTGCCGTGTGGTTCGATGCGGGCGCACCCAACCGAAAATTGTTTTCAGAGGAAGGACGCGCGGGCTGCAGTGCTGTGTGGCAATTCGCGCGTCGTGGGCGCGAACCCGACGCCGATCCGTCGATCGGTGCCGTCCTCCGTTTCTTTTGGACTTTTGAAGTAAAACTACTTTTTGAGAACTTCGTTTTGGTACTTTCGTTACCAATTTAACAAAATACGTTATAGCCGCCAAAGAAATTTGGCGATCCGGGAACGTTTGTGTCAAAAATGCAATGCCCATGTGCTAGGCGTATTACCCATAGCATGGGAAACGGCCTGCAAAGCCTTATCCCATAAGGGCTTCAGTTTGTTGTAAGTTTCAGGGTCAGGTTTGTCGCCTATTGACGCGAACGTGTCGCGGCGTTAGGCCGAAGCAGATCGGGGAACAGGCGCTGCGCCACGCGCCCGGGCGCAAAAAAAGCGCCTCTCGGGCGCCTCTTCTGGAGTGGAAGGTTGCTTCCGGCAGCGGTCGTGCCGGTTACTTGAGGCTGCCCGACAGGAACTGCCTGAGCCGTTCGCTCTTCGTGTTGCCGAAGACCGCATCCGGATGACCTTCTTCCTCGATGCGCCCCTGATGCAGAAACACCACATGGTTCGACACATTGCGCGCGAACGCCATCTCGTGCGTGACGACGATCATCGTGCGGCCTTCCTCGGCGAGCGTCTGCATCACTTTCAGCACTTCGCCGACCAGCTCGGGGTCGAGCGCGGAGGTCGGCTCGTCGAACAGCATGACGTCGGGATGCATCGCGAGCGCGCGGGCGATCGCCACGCGCTGCTGCTGTCCGCCCGACAGATGCGACGGATACTGCTTCTCCACGCGCGGCGCGAGCCCGACCTTCTCCAGATACGTGCGCGCGCGCTCCTCGGCTTCCTTCTTCGAGAGCCCGAGCACGTTGACCGGCGCCTCGGTCACGTTCTCCAGCACGTTCATGTGCGACCACAGATTGAAGTGCTGGAACACCATCGAGAGTTTCGAGCGCACCTGCCGAAGCTGCTTCGGGTCGGCGACCTTGAGCGCGCCGGTCTTGTCCTTCAGCGTGCGAACTTCGCTGCCGTCGACGAAGATGCGCCCCTGGTTCGGCTGCTCGAGAAAGTTGATACAACGCAGCATCGTGCTCTTGCCCGAGCCCGACGAGCCGATGATGCTGATCACATCGCCGGCCTTCGCCTTGAGCGAAACGCCCTTCAGAACTTCGTTGTTGCCGTACTGCTTGTGAATGTCGTCGACGAAAAGCTTGTGCATCTGGGAATTCATGAAGAGTCCTTGGCTGACGCGATGGTCTTATTTGCCTTGCGGCCGCAAATAAGCGAGCCAGCGATGCTCGGCGCGGCGGAACAGCCACACGAGCGCGAACGAAATGCAGAGATAGAGCAGGGCGGCGAGGCCGAACGCCTCGAAAGACTGATACGTCGCCGAATTCACATCGCGCGCGATCTTGAGGATATCCGGCACGGTGGCTGTGAATGCGACGGTCGTCGCGTGCAGCATCAGGATGACCTCGTTGCTGTAGTACGGCA from the Caballeronia sp. NK8 genome contains:
- a CDS encoding porin; protein product: MKKALLAAAALLTFSAVAQAQSSVTLYGRLDAGLEYMNGVPTGAGPNGAATGTSHRFRAESGDWGTSLWGLKGAEDLGGGNRAVFQLEGSFNTMTGQGPGGGGLFNRWATVGISNNQFGTVLLGRELFISNGVWDFDPFGQSNWSSASLVRGRNWPQSSNNISYQSPKVAGFDFYGQYALSNSTNWNGNGTTAQGREAGAQITYTAPLFQIRGIYDEIRNPANGTLGGTYRDGGNGAYAYSREYTAMLNVFLGQFKLQGGYQAIRSAGMSGQLPGQPTTLDHEWGGVTWQATPAAALIGAVYHVNGNNGAGNATIYTVGGSYNLSKRTLFDIQVATVQNSKTANYGLNANNFGTAASTDNPFAGHSQTGVYAGIQHSF
- the pgl gene encoding 6-phosphogluconolactonase, which gives rise to MIELRTFDDPRAHSDALAQAVGDALKASLAARGAASADANGQAAHATLAVSGGTSPKPFLQTLSHAPLDWAHIDVTLVDDRWVPETDPASNAQLVRDTLLQNAGAAAYFLPLVDTGKPLETHIAELNADARRRLPDVAVLGMGEDGHTASIFADAPEWDVAISTPERFIAVHPGAAPHARVSLSMSALKQIGQVYLFIAGQKKLDVLNAALAAPQKNAISTLAHAEGVKLDVYWCA
- a CDS encoding ABC transporter ATP-binding protein, with translation MNSQMHKLFVDDIHKQYGNNEVLKGVSLKAKAGDVISIIGSSGSGKSTMLRCINFLEQPNQGRIFVDGSEVRTLKDKTGALKVADPKQLRQVRSKLSMVFQHFNLWSHMNVLENVTEAPVNVLGLSKKEAEERARTYLEKVGLAPRVEKQYPSHLSGGQQQRVAIARALAMHPDVMLFDEPTSALDPELVGEVLKVMQTLAEEGRTMIVVTHEMAFARNVSNHVVFLHQGRIEEEGHPDAVFGNTKSERLRQFLSGSLK
- the zwf gene encoding glucose-6-phosphate dehydrogenase — encoded protein: MQSDSNFTFVLFGGTGDLSMRKILPALFEAHRAGSLNPAGRIVSVARETMEQGDYRAWVEDHVKPHVSKSGLDEAAWRSFVERFQYVGLDLGRAEDFALLRDALAQFGGTRVFYLATGPSLFVPICRALADVGLNQNARIVLEKPLGYDLESSNAINDAVGEIFQEEQIYRIDHYLGKEPVQNLLALRFGNALFEPLWRREWVESIQITIAEELGVEARGDFYDNTGALRDMVQNHLLQLLSIVTMEPPHSMHSDSVRDEKLRVLRALKPVDERDISRLAVRGQYHAGVVRGTAVPAYATEKGVRPDSTTETFVALKVEIENWRWAGVPFFLRTGKRLADRVAEIVVNFRAVPHSSLGSMPLRAGANRLVIRLQPNETIRLYCLAKQPGEGMNLASVHLDLAFDQFFKEGQMEAYQRLLLDVIHGRLALFVRRDEQEAAWRWVEPILNAWASSTTRPKPYAAGTWGPAASSAMLAQAGTCWLEEEN
- a CDS encoding porin, with protein sequence MKKALLASAALLTFSAVAHAQSSVTLYGRLDAGLEYMNGVPTGVGANGAATGSSHRFKAESGDWGTSLWGMKGVEDLGGGYRAVFQLEGSFNTMTGQGPGGGGLFNRWATVGVANNQFGTLLLGRELFISNGVWDFDPFGQSNWSSASLVRGRNWPQSSNNISYQSPKFAGLDFYGQYSLSNATNWNGNGTTPQGRNAGAYITYTTPLFQIRGMYDEIRNPANGTLGGVYDPINAANSGAVNGAYGFSREYTAMFNVFLGQFKIQGAYQAIRTAGMTGQLPGQPTTLDHEWGGVTWQATPAAALIAAVYHVNGNNGAGNATIYTAGGSYNLSKRTLLDLQVATVQNSKGANYGLNANNYGTSAATDNPIIGHSQTGVYAGIQHSF
- a CDS encoding bifunctional transcriptional regulator/glucokinase; this translates as MSTGVHKTATQHADGPRLLADIGGTNARFALETAPGEIGQIRVYPGADYPGIAEVMQQYLKDTKVGRVNHAAIAIANPVDGDHVKMTNHDWSFSIEATRRALGFDTLLVVNDFTALAMALPGLTDAQREQVGGGSRRQNSVIGLLGPGTGLGVSGLIPADDRWIALGSEGGHATFSPFDEREDIVMRYARRKFPHVSFERVCAGQGLELIYRALAERDNVTVADTFNAADVTNRALAGEALALEVVNCFCAILGTFSGNIAVTLGALGGIYIGGGIVLKLGELFHKSPFRERFEAKGRFQQYLSGIPTYIITAEYPAFLGVSAILSEQLSNRANRGSSAVFERIRQMRDALTPAERRVADLALNHPRSIINDPIIDIARKADVSQPTVIRFCRSLGCQGLSDFKLKLATGLTGTIPVSHSQVHLGDTATDFGAKVLDNTVSAILQLREHLNFENVERAIDILNGARRIEFYGLGNSNIVAQDAHYKFFRFGIPTIAYGDLYMQAASAALLGKGDVIVAVSKSGRAPELLRVLEVAMQQGATVIAITSSNTPLAKRATVALETDHIEIRESQLSMISRILHLVIIDILAVGVAIRRAAPKPGAKISETVAKARQSGGEDAAAVLDWLSHGASGMARD
- a CDS encoding ABC transporter substrate-binding protein, giving the protein MKVRKLMGALCAAGLLCGATASAVQAAEAVSVLHWWTSGGESKAVGVLKDDMTKQGYTWKDFAVAGGAGAAAMTALKTQVISGNAPSAAQIKGPLIQEWAEQGVLVPIDSVAGDWKKNLPPEIDKIIHADGHYVAAPFSVHRVNWLYINKAALDKAGGKVPTNWNEFFQVADKMKAAGIMPIAMGGQPWQDLTLWEDVVLSQGADFYKKAIVDLDQKTLTSDKMVQVFDTVRKIQGYFDSGRTGRDWNLATAMVINGKAGMQFMGDWAKGEFAGANKKAGTDYICAPVPGTEKAYTFNVDSFVFFQQKGQKAATPGQLALAKTIMTPEFQEQFSLNKGSIPVRLGVSMDKFDDCAKKSYADEQTAIKSGGYVPSLAHGMAQGDAVAGAMTDVVTKFMNSSQDSKSAVAALANAAKTK